The Thermococcus bergensis genome contains a region encoding:
- a CDS encoding SDR family NAD(P)-dependent oxidoreductase, whose amino-acid sequence MELKGKVALVTGASRGIGRAIAVALAKKGCNVIINYARDEENAKKTEEMCRAYGVETLTVRADVSNREEVRAMVEKAIQKFGRIDILVNNAGILGKTINPMEISDEEWDKVLGVNLKGAFIVTQEVLKYMKKGKIVNIASIAGKDGGTVGAHYAASKGGLIALTFNLARHLAPNILVNAVAPGPVATDMINEEMRERLRKLSLTGEIAKPEDIAHAVIFLLENDHITGEVVDVNGGRLMD is encoded by the coding sequence ATGGAGCTGAAAGGAAAAGTCGCTTTAGTAACCGGAGCCTCTCGGGGAATAGGAAGGGCAATTGCAGTTGCTCTGGCAAAGAAGGGATGTAACGTGATTATAAACTACGCAAGGGATGAAGAAAACGCAAAGAAAACCGAAGAAATGTGCAGAGCTTATGGAGTGGAAACCCTTACAGTTAGGGCAGATGTGAGCAACAGAGAAGAAGTCAGAGCGATGGTGGAAAAAGCTATCCAGAAGTTTGGAAGAATTGACATCCTAGTCAATAATGCCGGAATCCTTGGAAAGACGATAAATCCAATGGAGATAAGCGATGAAGAGTGGGACAAAGTTTTGGGAGTTAACTTAAAGGGAGCCTTCATAGTTACGCAAGAAGTTCTCAAATACATGAAGAAAGGCAAAATAGTTAACATAGCCTCAATAGCCGGTAAAGATGGCGGGACTGTAGGAGCCCACTATGCAGCATCAAAAGGAGGCTTGATAGCACTCACTTTTAATCTCGCGAGGCACTTGGCACCGAACATTTTAGTAAATGCCGTTGCCCCAGGGCCTGTCGCAACTGATATGATAAATGAGGAGATGAGAGAAAGGCTAAGAAAGCTTTCATTGACCGGAGAGATAGCCAAGCCAGAGGATATAGCCCATGCAGTTATTTTTCTGCTAGAAAACGATCACATAACCGGAGAAGTCGTTGACGTCAACGGAGGTCGCCTGATGGATTAA
- a CDS encoding DUF2284 domain-containing protein — protein sequence MRVIWEKEVAAEEIIVSPRPVWKCRSCPVYGKSPSCPPHAPPWKETKELVKHYKRALLMKFEVNLKNFEEEKRKVLDYILKKEEELFKSGNFYATALFPGNCNLCEECEFEKSGKCKMPSKVRPSIDAVGIELSKIVELDFSESVLYGLILID from the coding sequence ATGAGGGTAATCTGGGAGAAAGAGGTAGCAGCAGAGGAAATTATTGTTTCACCAAGACCGGTGTGGAAGTGCAGAAGTTGCCCAGTCTATGGAAAAAGCCCTTCCTGCCCACCTCATGCTCCCCCATGGAAGGAAACGAAGGAGCTGGTAAAACACTATAAGCGAGCACTTTTGATGAAGTTTGAGGTCAATCTCAAGAATTTTGAAGAGGAAAAGAGGAAGGTGCTGGATTATATCCTGAAGAAAGAAGAAGAGCTGTTCAAAAGCGGGAACTTCTATGCAACAGCACTATTTCCGGGAAACTGCAACCTCTGTGAAGAGTGTGAATTCGAGAAAAGCGGAAAATGCAAAATGCCAAGTAAGGTAAGGCCCTCAATAGACGCCGTGGGGATAGAGCTCTCAAAAATAGTTGAGCTTGACTTCTCCGAAAGTGTTTTGTATGGTCTGATACTTATAGATTAA
- a CDS encoding PIN domain-containing protein: MEKIIEKPELQILINLIQMRDKIRVSSPLYNIPLLEAFPYREGYKIRVLAKEDEFHKVLRGKEKYLYDLPTYRDFYECFLSSGIINYANIEEFQEKLNAYKSLTKGIVFAPDTNLLYHAFLSKLRGVEGIQIAIVDLVKKEIENSMNFKYKPAQLKELRKILYNSHLLQEFSNRRMKKSRKAAYIALREYEKIKDKVIEVKNPSSH; this comes from the coding sequence ATGGAAAAAATTATAGAGAAGCCCGAACTCCAGATACTCATAAACCTAATCCAGATGCGGGACAAGATAAGAGTAAGCAGCCCCCTCTATAACATCCCGCTTCTAGAGGCGTTTCCCTATAGAGAGGGCTACAAAATACGGGTGTTGGCCAAAGAAGACGAATTTCATAAAGTACTTCGAGGGAAAGAAAAGTACCTATACGATCTTCCCACATACAGAGACTTTTATGAGTGCTTCCTTTCCAGTGGAATCATAAACTACGCAAACATAGAAGAGTTCCAGGAGAAGCTCAACGCATACAAGAGCCTCACGAAGGGGATAGTCTTCGCCCCGGATACAAACCTGCTGTACCACGCATTCTTATCAAAGCTTAGGGGAGTGGAAGGAATCCAGATAGCCATAGTGGATCTGGTCAAGAAGGAAATAGAAAACTCAATGAACTTCAAATACAAGCCAGCACAACTAAAAGAGCTGAGGAAAATTCTCTACAATTCACATCTGCTTCAAGAGTTCAGTAATAGAAGAATGAAGAAATCGAGGAAGGCCGCGTACATAGCTCTAAGGGAGTATGAAAAAATAAAAGACAAGGTAATAGAGGTAAAAAACCCTAGTTCCCATTAG
- a CDS encoding DNA-binding protein — MEVLKWLEEGHDNARDIVDLPWKVTKKAEGVYLAEYPKIPFVLNIVITDEFVHLIVPLGLETVALELPERLKVYHTLLLLNDRLNLIKFCITGMNEEITLRVDLDRKTLGKGEFNDALTSLLIGLNQVIAALGLEEEFARAVFERVAMMVLERLEKGAKKEEILNFLVVKVGMDPKDAEEFLEKIIETKSPKEDIGYF, encoded by the coding sequence GTGGAAGTACTCAAATGGTTGGAAGAAGGACATGACAATGCGAGGGATATAGTGGATCTTCCTTGGAAAGTGACAAAAAAAGCAGAAGGGGTTTATTTGGCAGAATACCCAAAAATCCCCTTTGTTCTCAACATAGTAATAACTGATGAGTTCGTTCACCTCATAGTTCCTCTCGGATTAGAAACAGTCGCCTTAGAACTGCCGGAGCGCTTGAAAGTTTATCATACCCTCTTGTTGCTGAACGATAGGCTAAATCTGATAAAGTTCTGCATAACTGGGATGAATGAGGAGATAACCTTGAGGGTTGACTTGGACAGGAAAACTCTTGGAAAAGGGGAATTTAACGATGCTCTTACAAGTCTCTTGATAGGTTTGAATCAAGTAATAGCTGCCTTGGGACTTGAAGAAGAGTTCGCTAGGGCAGTTTTTGAGAGAGTTGCAATGATGGTGCTGGAAAGACTTGAAAAAGGTGCCAAAAAAGAAGAAATTCTGAACTTCTTGGTAGTTAAGGTCGGGATGGATCCAAAAGATGCCGAGGAATTCTTGGAAAAGATAATTGAGACTAAAAGCCCGAAAGAGGATATTGGTTACTTTTAA
- a CDS encoding potassium channel family protein, translating to MIPVPLVRRLLKIRTKLKRSKIFALALAVVLLAIILALLYMYAEGVDFFTALYWAVITMATIGYGDITPSTALGRIIAIFASIGGIATFTAFVSILAEYFLSGSIRRMMGMHRVKFKDHYVIMGRGESVESALLELMDAISKNQAPKKPIIVILPNDDERKKLTIPEEVEVIIGEFTNRETLERANIGNAGYVLLALGDDSESVFVTLMIKQLSKAKVFVEVLKHESVPLLRQAGADRVITSRTLAGRLLASAVFEPEVVDVIDDITTALGRYDITSLRLPEMDRMAFGEAFKILYSKGLFLLGYAKEEIHLMPPLDEPIPEGAKLLVIKSAK from the coding sequence ATGATACCTGTTCCGTTAGTTAGAAGGCTTTTGAAGATAAGGACAAAGCTGAAAAGGAGCAAAATATTCGCTCTTGCATTAGCTGTGGTTTTGCTTGCGATAATCTTGGCATTGCTTTACATGTATGCTGAGGGGGTGGACTTCTTCACGGCTCTTTACTGGGCGGTCATAACAATGGCGACCATTGGATATGGAGACATAACACCATCAACCGCCCTTGGCAGGATTATAGCGATTTTTGCCTCTATTGGTGGAATAGCAACGTTTACAGCTTTTGTTTCAATCCTTGCCGAATATTTCTTGTCTGGCTCGATTAGGAGGATGATGGGGATGCACAGGGTAAAGTTTAAGGATCATTACGTTATCATGGGGAGGGGAGAAAGTGTAGAAAGCGCTTTGCTGGAGCTTATGGATGCCATAAGTAAAAATCAAGCTCCCAAAAAGCCAATAATCGTCATTCTTCCGAACGATGATGAGAGGAAGAAGCTTACCATTCCAGAGGAAGTGGAAGTTATCATCGGGGAGTTCACAAATAGGGAAACGTTGGAGAGAGCAAATATCGGGAACGCTGGTTATGTTCTACTGGCTTTGGGCGATGATTCCGAGTCCGTGTTCGTGACGTTAATGATAAAACAGCTTTCTAAGGCAAAGGTCTTTGTGGAGGTTCTTAAACACGAGAGTGTCCCCCTCTTAAGACAAGCTGGAGCAGATAGGGTAATAACCAGCAGAACTTTGGCTGGAAGGTTGCTTGCAAGCGCAGTCTTTGAGCCCGAGGTTGTTGACGTCATAGATGATATAACAACAGCCCTCGGGAGATACGATATAACTTCTCTAAGACTCCCCGAGATGGATAGAATGGCTTTTGGAGAAGCATTCAAAATCCTATATTCCAAGGGTTTGTTCCTCCTTGGTTATGCAAAAGAAGAAATTCACCTCATGCCACCTCTTGATGAGCCGATTCCAGAAGGTGCAAAGCTGTTGGTTATCAAGTCTGCAAAGTAG
- the radA gene encoding DNA repair and recombination protein RadA, whose product MARKKKVEDGIKELEEFEELEDFEELGEVEELSNEAEKTKKKEIRSLEDLPGVGPATAEKLREAGYDSLEAIAVASPLELKELAGISEGAALKIIQAAREAANIGTFMRADEYLKKRAVVGKITTGSKSLDKLLGGGIETQAISEVFGEFGSGKCFAKDTPIYYENDTVVHFESIEEMYTKYALKNGEVPFDNGFAVPVDTVTVYAFDLDSGEVKRTKASYIYREKVSNLVELKLSTGINIKVTLPHPVLVFRDGFQWIKAGEIKRGDVLVGVRKVPANSLTIDEDDAYFLGLFVAEGTANPVSITTGSEVIKDFIVEYLKSKDGYTPTVETRRGLYRILIRKSTVDRVLGNLAKSDASTKEVPDVILNGDETTLMAFLAGYVDGDGYVSNSIVELSTKSKKLADGLVFLLKRLGITSTVSEKLIEGKTYYRLYITGEDRSLLEDVIKKSKIKVGGFNSGGIGRYPPQLARYLGKLYSHFKLPKREGETAYHLLTRSKEVWFTEKTLEKIEEYFKKALAELERAEKELCNTDKPKLPFSWTVLKKYGFTEGQIKNYRYRGIPKDTELRAKVISALKSEIQHLREIARHALEVISLARKLSFYEVESVSLVEYNDYVYDLVVPEVHNFVAPNGLILHNTQLAHTLAVLVQKPPEEGGLNGSVIWIDTENTFRPERIKQIAENRGMDPEEVLKNIYVARAFNSNHQMLLVERAEEIIKEKAASDRPVKLLVVDSLTGHFRSEYVGRGTLAERQQKLAKHLADLHRLANLYDIAVFVTNQVQARPDAFFGDPTRPIGGHILAHSATVRVYLRKGKAGKRIARLIDSPHLPEGEAAFTITEKGIED is encoded by the coding sequence ATGGCGAGAAAAAAGAAAGTTGAGGATGGAATTAAAGAGCTTGAAGAGTTTGAAGAGCTTGAGGATTTCGAAGAACTTGGGGAAGTTGAAGAATTGTCAAATGAAGCTGAAAAAACCAAAAAGAAGGAAATAAGAAGCTTGGAAGATCTCCCCGGAGTTGGACCCGCAACTGCTGAAAAGCTTAGAGAGGCAGGTTATGATAGTTTGGAAGCAATAGCAGTTGCATCTCCCTTGGAACTAAAAGAGCTTGCTGGAATAAGTGAAGGGGCTGCTCTAAAGATCATTCAAGCCGCGAGAGAAGCTGCCAATATTGGAACCTTTATGCGTGCCGACGAGTATTTAAAAAAGAGGGCTGTTGTGGGCAAGATTACTACCGGAAGCAAATCCTTGGATAAGCTTCTTGGCGGTGGAATTGAAACACAGGCTATTTCCGAGGTATTTGGAGAATTTGGAAGTGGAAAATGCTTTGCAAAGGACACTCCAATCTATTACGAAAATGACACAGTAGTGCATTTTGAGAGCATAGAGGAAATGTATACAAAGTATGCACTCAAAAATGGCGAAGTTCCATTTGATAATGGCTTCGCTGTTCCAGTGGATACTGTGACCGTTTACGCCTTTGATCTTGACAGCGGAGAAGTAAAAAGGACAAAGGCAAGTTACATTTACCGGGAGAAGGTCTCAAACCTTGTAGAACTTAAGCTTTCAACTGGGATCAACATTAAAGTAACACTTCCTCACCCTGTGTTGGTATTTAGGGATGGGTTCCAGTGGATAAAGGCTGGAGAAATCAAAAGGGGAGATGTGCTTGTAGGGGTTAGGAAAGTACCAGCAAATTCTTTGACTATTGATGAGGATGATGCATACTTTTTGGGTCTATTTGTGGCTGAAGGTACAGCAAACCCTGTTTCGATAACAACAGGCTCTGAAGTTATCAAGGACTTTATCGTCGAGTACCTAAAAAGCAAAGACGGTTACACTCCAACGGTAGAAACGAGAAGGGGGCTTTATAGGATTCTTATAAGAAAGAGCACGGTAGATAGAGTACTTGGGAACTTAGCGAAGAGTGACGCAAGCACAAAAGAAGTTCCGGATGTAATTCTCAATGGGGATGAAACAACATTGATGGCATTTTTAGCCGGATATGTGGATGGTGACGGATACGTATCTAACAGTATTGTAGAGTTATCAACAAAAAGCAAAAAACTTGCAGATGGCTTAGTTTTCCTGTTAAAGCGTTTGGGAATAACCTCCACGGTTTCAGAGAAACTCATTGAAGGAAAGACGTACTACAGGCTTTATATAACTGGTGAAGACAGAAGCCTGCTTGAGGATGTAATTAAAAAGTCAAAAATTAAAGTTGGTGGATTTAATTCAGGAGGGATTGGGAGGTATCCACCACAGCTTGCACGGTACCTAGGAAAGCTTTATTCACACTTCAAGTTGCCTAAACGAGAAGGTGAGACAGCATATCACCTGCTAACACGTTCAAAGGAAGTTTGGTTTACTGAAAAGACGTTAGAGAAAATAGAAGAGTACTTTAAAAAAGCCCTTGCAGAGCTTGAGCGTGCTGAAAAAGAACTTTGCAATACTGATAAGCCAAAGCTACCATTTTCATGGACAGTCCTCAAAAAATATGGTTTTACAGAAGGTCAAATTAAAAATTACCGCTACCGGGGGATTCCTAAAGATACAGAATTAAGAGCTAAAGTTATATCCGCGCTAAAATCTGAAATTCAACACCTAAGAGAAATAGCAAGGCATGCACTTGAGGTGATATCTTTAGCTAGGAAGCTCTCATTCTACGAAGTTGAGAGCGTTAGCTTGGTGGAGTACAATGACTACGTCTACGATCTGGTGGTTCCAGAGGTTCACAACTTTGTTGCACCAAACGGGCTGATACTCCATAATACCCAATTAGCCCATACATTGGCTGTTCTCGTCCAAAAGCCCCCAGAAGAGGGCGGATTGAATGGAAGCGTAATCTGGATTGACACCGAGAACACCTTCAGACCGGAGAGAATAAAGCAAATAGCGGAAAATAGGGGTATGGATCCGGAGGAAGTACTAAAGAACATTTATGTTGCTAGGGCATTTAACTCCAATCATCAAATGCTCCTTGTAGAGAGGGCTGAAGAAATCATTAAAGAAAAAGCTGCAAGTGACAGGCCCGTTAAGCTTCTTGTCGTGGACTCTCTCACGGGACACTTTAGGTCTGAATATGTGGGAAGAGGAACACTTGCGGAAAGGCAACAAAAGCTTGCAAAACATCTGGCAGACCTTCATCGTCTAGCTAACCTTTACGACATAGCGGTGTTTGTTACAAACCAGGTTCAGGCAAGACCAGACGCATTCTTTGGTGATCCAACAAGACCAATAGGCGGCCATATCTTAGCACACTCCGCCACTGTTAGAGTTTATTTAAGGAAAGGAAAGGCCGGAAAGAGGATTGCGAGACTTATAGACTCTCCGCATCTGCCTGAAGGAGAAGCGGCGTTTACGATAACTGAAAAAGGAATTGAAGATTAG
- the nucS gene encoding endonuclease NucS, with amino-acid sequence MKVEAKLNPTYEEIVDIFNRALSKEAIVNIFAHCRVFYDGRAKSELGPGDRVILIKPDGSFLIHQKEKREPVNWQPPGSSVELEVKEDKIFLRSIRRKPREILEVELLNVYLISYFQAEDYEELALTGSEAEMADLIFENPSLIEDGFKPLFKEKPIKHGIVDVLGVDKEGNIVILELKRRRADLHAVSQLKRYVEAMREEHEKVRGILVAPSLTSGAKKLLEKEGLEFRKLTPPKRGKSKRGRQKTLFD; translated from the coding sequence ATGAAAGTAGAGGCAAAGCTGAACCCAACTTACGAAGAGATCGTGGATATTTTCAACCGGGCCCTTTCAAAAGAGGCTATAGTAAATATTTTTGCCCATTGTAGGGTTTTTTACGATGGAAGGGCCAAGAGTGAACTCGGCCCGGGTGATAGGGTTATATTAATAAAGCCTGATGGCTCCTTTTTAATTCACCAAAAGGAAAAGCGAGAGCCTGTCAATTGGCAACCCCCTGGGAGCTCTGTCGAGCTTGAAGTAAAAGAAGACAAGATATTTCTAAGGAGCATCCGGCGAAAGCCTCGGGAGATTCTTGAAGTGGAGCTCCTTAACGTTTACCTTATATCTTATTTTCAGGCGGAAGACTATGAGGAGTTAGCATTAACAGGTAGTGAAGCTGAAATGGCGGATCTAATCTTTGAGAACCCTTCGCTTATTGAAGACGGCTTTAAACCGCTATTCAAGGAGAAGCCCATAAAGCATGGAATTGTGGACGTTCTTGGGGTGGACAAAGAGGGAAACATTGTTATCCTTGAGCTCAAGCGCAGGAGGGCTGATTTACATGCTGTCAGCCAGTTAAAGAGATATGTCGAGGCTATGAGGGAAGAGCATGAAAAAGTGCGTGGCATTTTGGTTGCTCCCTCTCTAACTTCCGGTGCCAAAAAACTTTTGGAAAAAGAAGGGTTGGAGTTTAGAAAGCTAACTCCTCCAAAAAGGGGAAAATCCAAAAGGGGAAGGCAAAAAACTCTTTTTGACTAG
- a CDS encoding DUF473 domain-containing protein: MELLVLGGIARRTLDQLLRNPYRTVEVRSARNVIVTRKLKPGERVFLTYETPQDITRGTEGIIAEVLKIEEMEQRIPWEESDEREVTVCRIQLRLVGLGKVIEVSSEDNVMKVKVREMLPQEMAMG; this comes from the coding sequence ATGGAACTCCTTGTACTTGGTGGGATAGCCCGGAGAACCCTTGATCAACTTTTAAGAAACCCTTATAGAACAGTAGAGGTGAGGAGTGCAAGAAACGTTATTGTCACTCGAAAATTAAAGCCAGGAGAAAGGGTATTCTTAACCTATGAAACCCCCCAAGACATAACTCGCGGAACAGAGGGGATAATAGCAGAAGTGTTAAAGATAGAAGAGATGGAACAGAGAATACCTTGGGAAGAGAGCGATGAGCGAGAAGTTACCGTGTGCAGAATACAGCTAAGGCTTGTGGGGCTGGGGAAAGTAATTGAAGTTTCAAGCGAAGACAACGTAATGAAAGTAAAAGTCAGAGAAATGCTTCCACAGGAAATGGCAATGGGCTAG
- a CDS encoding proteasome assembly chaperone family protein: MQKPVELILPKKIERAIFIEGYPGIGLVGHIAANFIAKELNMEMIGYVESPFLPPMSLILEGKPNPPLRFYGKDNIIIAVADIYIPPTLVNEIAREIVGYLKENNAEKVISLGGMGIGFFKEQMEVWGVGGSEEENKDLEKLGVKILKYGSIMGMSGKLLWEASKERLKAYALLGETFGDRPDPRAAANVIEILKNLAPIEISTEPLLKEAQMIEEQLRKMHEQMESARRRVEKEYESVYL; this comes from the coding sequence ATGCAAAAGCCAGTTGAGTTGATACTTCCAAAAAAAATTGAAAGAGCCATTTTTATTGAAGGATATCCCGGGATTGGGCTTGTAGGGCATATAGCTGCTAATTTTATAGCAAAAGAACTCAACATGGAAATGATAGGCTACGTGGAGAGCCCGTTTTTACCACCAATGTCTCTAATTCTAGAAGGCAAACCAAACCCACCATTGAGATTCTACGGGAAGGACAATATTATCATTGCCGTTGCAGACATATACATTCCTCCAACTTTGGTAAACGAGATAGCAAGAGAAATCGTTGGCTACCTAAAAGAAAACAATGCTGAGAAGGTAATTTCACTTGGCGGCATGGGGATTGGCTTTTTCAAAGAACAAATGGAAGTCTGGGGCGTAGGTGGGAGTGAAGAGGAGAACAAGGATTTGGAAAAATTGGGGGTCAAGATACTGAAATACGGCTCCATAATGGGGATGAGCGGAAAGCTGTTGTGGGAAGCGAGTAAAGAAAGACTCAAAGCGTATGCCCTTTTGGGAGAGACCTTCGGCGATAGACCTGATCCAAGGGCAGCAGCAAATGTAATTGAGATACTCAAAAACCTCGCCCCGATAGAGATTTCAACAGAGCCTTTACTCAAGGAAGCGCAGATGATAGAAGAGCAGCTGAGAAAAATGCACGAACAGATGGAGTCCGCGAGAAGAAGGGTCGAAAAAGAATACGAAAGTGTTTATCTGTGA